In a genomic window of Procambarus clarkii isolate CNS0578487 chromosome 10, FALCON_Pclarkii_2.0, whole genome shotgun sequence:
- the LOC138362982 gene encoding uncharacterized protein, with amino-acid sequence MTLGEEAEQVFAYLSRYNSTTKNMLKAERTEELTEGAVFWNHRKIDGLARALVTRLRKARETEITVSNEIDKLDVQKSLIQEWRSDLQMICKELELNTGTTSKNIKYSIEAVADSIRHRKNLIATDAASSKMRSSLRHRNECDRKKLQGFIKIYNSENSEILSEKDAIEGILPWHNLLPHHSQNVSLAQKKKAVEDVELQKRSREEQQHTVQEMLHYLAYYKNKREILTEHTEELLCGIFPSYLSKDPNKYTIEEKHLSTKNKSGILALLKQGQKMCSDKLSDAKRLFGYQEEDVDVSEPYLELCDSEDDDDEDEDLLLNS; translated from the exons ATGACtttaggggaagaggcagagcaagtgtttgcatacctctcacgatacaactctacaactaaaaacatgctgaaagctg aaagaacagaagaactcacagagggtgcagtcttttggaaccatcgaaaaattgatggactggctcgtgcattagttactcgactcagaaag gccagagagacggaaataacagtttcaaatgagatcgacaaacttgatgttcaaaagtcattgattcaagaatggcgatctgacctacaaatgatttgtaaggagttagagttaaacactggaacaacctcgaagaacataaaatattctatcgaggcagttgcagactctatcaggcatcgcaaaaatctgattgccactgatgcag catccagtaaaatgcgctcttccctccggcacagaaatgagtgtgataggaaaaagcttcaaggcttcataaaaatctacaatagtgaaaactctgaaattctcagtgaaaaggatgcaatagaaggtatcctgccatggcacaatttattgcctcatcatagccaaaatg tgtcccttgctcaaaaaaagaaggcagtagaagatgtggagcttcagaagagatccagagaagagcaacaacacactgttcaagaaatgctgcattatctcgcatattacaagaataagagagagattttaaccgaacatactgaagagttgttatgtggaatttttccttcatatctaagcaag gatcctaacaagtacactattgaagagaagcacctatcaaccaaaaataagagtggaatcttggctcttttgaagcaagggcaaaagatgtgttctgacaagctgagtgatgcaaagcgtttatttggataccaggaagaggatgttgatgtttccgagccctacctggagctttgtgacagtgaagatgatgatgatgaagatgaagatttactactaaactcatga